The DNA window CGCGACCAGCAACCACACCACACCTGGGAGCCCGACATGGACACCGCGCCATTGGTCACTGCCGTCCCGCCGCGCCACCTCTACCGCGTGCCGGAGGCTATGCGCCTGCTCGCGCTCAGCCGTTCCGTCATCTACGAGCTGATGCGCGCGGGTCGCTTGAAATTCGTCAAGGAAGGCCGCGCGACCCGAATTCCGGCGACCGCGATCAAGAACTACCTGGAACTACTCGATCAGGAAGCTGGGGGCTGCTATGGCGAAACGGCGTAGCCGCGGTGATGGTGGCCTGTACTGGTCTGACGCTCGCCAACGCTGGATTGGCGAAGTGACGGTCGGGTACACCCCATCGGGGAAACGACGCACCCGGAAAGTCAGCGACCCGTCGAAGACGGAGGCCAAAACGAAGCTGGACGCCCTCCGTCGTGAAATCGAGGATGAGGGAACTGCCGCCGCCGGTGGCTACTCGGTGGAACGTGCGGTGAGGGACTGGCTTCGTCACGGGCTCAATGGTCGTGCTGAGGGAACGGTTGCGAAGCTGACCACTCTTGCCGAACAGCACGTAATTCCGGCGCTGGGTGCTCGCCTACTTCGCGACCCGCGCAACCGAAACGAACTCACCCCTGACGACGTGGATTCCTGGCTCGAAGAGAAGGCGGAAGTGCTCGCCACGCGGACGCTTCAGGATCTACGTGCGATCTTGCGCCGCTCGATTCACCGCGCACAGAAGCGAGACAAGGTGAAACGGAACGTCGCACTGCTCTGCGATGAGTTGCCGATCGGGCAGGAAGGACGGCCGTCGAAAGCGCTCATGCTGGCGCAAGCGGAAGCCGTGCTTGCGGCGGCAGAAGCGGACGACTCTACCTAC is part of the Amycolatopsis sp. CA-230715 genome and encodes:
- a CDS encoding helix-turn-helix domain-containing protein; the protein is MDTAPLVTAVPPRHLYRVPEAMRLLALSRSVIYELMRAGRLKFVKEGRATRIPATAIKNYLELLDQEAGGCYGETA